A single window of Scylla paramamosain isolate STU-SP2022 chromosome 41, ASM3559412v1, whole genome shotgun sequence DNA harbors:
- the LOC135093004 gene encoding zinc finger protein on ecdysone puffs-like, whose product MSRPSDGYFGRGSRRRVSEGYGRQYGDSYGGGRSSQEYSRDRSSGGGRSQGRGLMVNPWEGGMVPGSGGMAGRALQGTAAAPDIVASINHLSRMDNPESELALNILNAVLTNKEETQWARQRDWEGGQKRRMDWDDQYYGSGRGILPTPQMPPRKLPRRDPNIGPAYSWGVVGGFVPGRPGRGRGGSTGPGYKMKKTLPAKKKIGAKEVKTSGGGGAGGGAKTEDKTKAGKVEEGKGKEPETGNGKKAEGDEGKAEADEEGTAEGEAAAVGDTAGAKSSAGETEQKKKELEPKKKKEECPVPLSYLRCHICHMHKFNNGSNFMDHVRSKKHRRITLYYQEKIDSSLKMLKAQSWLKSQRHIVSMVKQKGRITRCDTCDCPIKGGQGPHLYLREHALVYHFTKCFTCKKRFASRAELEAHKLTFPHMKAQSIQDSIARERFLRKTRKQGKETVIPEQKLTEEFHEMVTQMQLNNLSTQVWNKDTIPVYDPATPIGLNHLVKQSLFVCAVCPKKVSQTAHEALEHCKSREHYDCYQAHLKALEEKEAKGETSDKENEKEESTDKKEATEKPEIKKEKEEEEENKDEKETDKLNEEEEEEEMEIKMENEDDGMKDMDNMEVIDEEGEQEEEEEEEEQNVNKDVQEGNEEEEEEMGDDVLASVEEVGEDLEEETELEEKEEEKKEEEEEKVKDTGEKTTTSATSATPEDKTGASSSQNKPAPEDIPTPTPASTPAPKSAPKPSPTPAPTPAPTPAPTAAPTPAPSTAQGKAQGRQGRGRGRGRGRGVAWGRRV is encoded by the exons atgaGTCGCCCCTCCGATGGGTACTTCGGCCGAGGGTCACGCCGCAGGGTCAGTGAGGGGTACGGTCGGCAGTATGGTGACTCCTACGGCGGTGGCAG ATCATCACAGGAGTACTCACGCGACAGGAGCAGCGGTGGGGGGCGGTCACAGGGGAGGGGGCTGATGGTGAACCCGTGGGAGGGGGGGATGGTGCCGGGGAGCGGTGGGATGGCCGGCCGGGCGCTGCAGGGGACGGCCGCTGCTCCAGACATCGTGGCGTCCATTAACCACCTGAGTCGTATGGATAACCCAGAGTCCGAACTGGCACTGAATATTCTCAACGCTGTGCTAACTAAT AAAGAAGAGACACAGTGGGCAAGACAGAGGGACTGGGAAGgcggacagaagaggaggatggactgg GATGACCAATATTACGGGTCTGGCCGCGGCATCCTACCCACCCCCCAGATGCCCCCACGCAAACTGCCCCGGCGTGACCCTAACATTGGCCCTGCGTACTCCTGGGGCGTGGTGGGGGGCTTTGTACCAGGGCGgccggggagggggcggggtggATCAACAGGGCCAGGgtacaagatgaagaaaacattGCCAgctaagaagaaaataggagctAAGGAGGTCaagacaagtggtggtggtggtgctggtggtggtgcgaaGACCGAGGACAAGACTAAGGCGGGCaaagtggaggaggggaaag GTAAGGAGCCAGAGACAGGCAATGGGAAGAAAGCAGAAGGTGATGAAGGGAAGGCAGAAGCAGACGAGGAGGGCACAGCAGAAGGGGAGGCTGCAGCAGTAGGAGACACAGCAGGGGCGAAATCTAG TGCTGGAGAGAcagagcagaagaagaaggagctggaaccaaagaagaagaaggaagag TGCCCTGTGCCTCTGTCCTACCTGCGTTGCCACATTTGTCACATGCACAAGTTCAACAATGGCTCg AACTTCATGGACCACGTGAGAAGCAAGAAACACCGGCGCATTACTCTCTACTACCAGGAGAAGATCGACTCCTCTCTCAAGATGCTCAAGGCTCAGTCctgg CTCAAGTCCCAGCGTCACATTGTCTCCATGGTAAAGCAGAAGGGTCGCATCACCAGGTGTGACACGTGCGACTGCCCCATCAAAGGCGGACAGGGGCCTCATCTTTACCTCAGGGAGCatgct CTGGTGTACCACTTCACCAAGTGCTTCACCTGCAAGAAGAGGTTTGCTTCCAGGGCGGAGCTGGAGGCACACAAGCTCACCTTCCCCCACATGAAG gCTCAGAGCATTCAAGACAGCATTGCACGGGAGAGGTTCTTGAGGAAAACTAGGAAACAGGGGAAGGAAACTGTCATACCTGAGCAGA AGTTGACAGAGGAGTTTCATGAGATGGTGACACAGATGCAGCTTAATAACCTTAGCACACAGGTGTGGAACAAGGACACCATACCTGTCTACGACCCTGCCACGCCCATAG gcTTGAACCACTTGGTGAAGCAGTCACTGTTTGTTTGTGCCGTGTGCCCCAAGAAGGTGAGCCAGACAGCACACGAGGCGCTGGAGCACTGCAAGAGCCGAGAGCACTATGACTGCTACCAGGCACACCTCAAGGCCCTGGAG gagaaggaggcgaaAGGAGAGACATCAGACaaggagaacgagaaagaagaaagcactGATAAAAAGGAAGCCACAGAGAAaccagaaataaagaaggaaaaggaggaggaggaggagaacaaagatgagaaagaaactgacaaactaaatgaggaagaggaagaagaggagatggaaataaagatggaaaatgaagatgatggaATGAAAGATATGGACAACATGGAAGTTattgatgaagaaggagaacaagaagaggaagaagaggaagaggagcaaaatGTCAATAAAGATGTACAAGAaggcaatgaggaggaggaggaggagatgggagatgATGTGCTGGCATCCGTggaagaggtgggagaggatCTTGAAGAGGAGACTGagctggaagagaaggaagaggagaagaaggaggaggaggaggaaaag GTAAAGGACACAGGTGAGAAGACCACCACCTCAGCAACTTCTGCAACACCTGAGGACAAGACAGGAGCCAG CTCCTCCCAGAACAAGCCCGCACCTGAGGACATACCCACACCCACCCCTGCATCCACCCCTGCACCCAAGTCTGCACCCAAGCCTTCACCCACCCCAGCACCCACTCCAGCACCCACTCCAGCACCCACTGCAGCACCCACCCCTGCACCCAGCACAGCCCAGGGGAAGGCTCAGGGCAGGCAGGGACGTGGCCGAGGCAGGGGAAGGGGCAGGGGTGTGGCGTGGGGGAGGAGAGTGTAA